One part of the Hyalangium ruber genome encodes these proteins:
- a CDS encoding PQQ-dependent sugar dehydrogenase has translation MPSSPRAYLLLLGLLASPVLAAVPTGFQETVYSSSALAPATGLAWAPDGSGRLFITNKNGRVLVATMRDGALVTQGATLSTAQFASETVHTSSECGLIGIAFDPNYTVNRYVYLFITATNTKQQIIRYTDANGVGTARTVLVDNLPTVGQNHDGGAIGVGLDGKLYWAIGDLGNGTGVDTDLTSMASKVSRANLDGTPANDNPFYDGVGPNSEYVWARGFRNPFTFTFQPGTGRLWVNSVGTGYEQIFVPGRSDHAGYNDFENNQPAGYITPVIKYRTNGTDTRTLTPGGAVRSGGIVTFTTTEAHGFRKGEKLTVAGVGNASFNRDFYVASIPSGTTWTAAQAGADATSGGGTAVTQNLGGSITGGTFYDSTLFPSDYRGNFLFGDYNSGRLVRATLAADGTVATVDSWGTGFNQAVDMEVGPDGALYVVGVTSGNIKRILPPASGQKLIVSALNLAIVEGGKSVFTVRLSEAPAAEVRVNVARASGDEDLSVESGAQLTFTPDNWNQLQLVTLGAVEDADATPDNATFTVSAQGLSSETVRVVSIDDNTARLVLESAALRIIEGQSATLSVALSKSPQRTVTVTVVRTEGDADITVTSGATLTFTTANWSTPQIITVAAAEDDDNVVDTATLTVATGGGDARAVSVTVQDNELLPPAILSTPATSAVVGAPYHYKVVAEGLPAPTFSLTSSVQGPIMNASSGDLEWTPAAVGTVDMVVVASNGVRPDATQSFQILVKEDEPPRAVLTRPVDGEQVMVAMAEFFGDCVDDVGCTKAEFYVDGVLGSTDAQNSGHYHYGGAHNLWDTSSLTPGFHQVRLVVYDTAGKTAEAEVRVCVGEAPCVVPGPPDAGTGTESPAEESEGCGCGAAGPGGALAWLGLLLVLRRKRS, from the coding sequence ATGCCCTCTTCTCCTCGTGCCTATCTGCTTCTCCTGGGGCTCCTGGCGTCTCCCGTGCTTGCAGCGGTTCCCACGGGCTTCCAGGAGACGGTGTACAGCTCCTCCGCTTTGGCTCCCGCCACGGGACTGGCCTGGGCACCTGATGGCTCGGGGCGGCTCTTCATCACCAACAAGAACGGCAGGGTGCTCGTCGCGACGATGCGCGATGGGGCTCTCGTCACGCAGGGCGCGACGCTGTCCACGGCGCAGTTCGCCTCGGAGACCGTCCACACCAGCAGCGAGTGTGGCCTCATCGGGATTGCGTTCGATCCGAACTACACCGTCAACCGCTACGTCTACCTGTTCATCACGGCCACCAACACCAAGCAGCAAATCATCCGCTACACGGACGCCAACGGCGTGGGCACGGCGCGTACGGTGCTCGTCGACAATCTGCCGACTGTCGGGCAGAACCATGATGGTGGAGCGATTGGCGTCGGCCTGGATGGAAAGCTGTACTGGGCCATCGGGGATCTGGGCAACGGCACGGGGGTGGACACGGATCTCACCTCGATGGCGTCCAAGGTGAGCCGCGCCAACCTGGACGGCACTCCCGCCAACGACAACCCCTTCTACGATGGCGTGGGTCCCAACAGCGAGTACGTCTGGGCGCGCGGCTTCCGGAACCCCTTCACCTTCACGTTCCAGCCTGGCACCGGGAGGCTGTGGGTGAACTCCGTGGGCACGGGCTATGAGCAGATCTTCGTTCCTGGCAGGAGCGATCACGCCGGCTACAACGACTTCGAGAACAACCAGCCCGCGGGCTACATCACCCCAGTCATCAAGTACCGCACCAACGGCACGGACACGCGCACCCTCACCCCGGGGGGCGCCGTGCGGAGCGGAGGCATCGTCACCTTCACCACCACGGAGGCTCACGGCTTTCGCAAGGGCGAGAAGCTCACGGTGGCCGGTGTGGGGAACGCGAGCTTCAACAGGGACTTCTATGTGGCCAGTATCCCGAGTGGCACGACATGGACGGCGGCGCAGGCAGGAGCGGATGCGACGAGTGGGGGAGGCACGGCGGTGACGCAGAACCTGGGAGGCTCCATCACGGGGGGGACCTTCTATGACTCCACGCTCTTTCCGAGCGACTACCGGGGAAACTTCCTCTTTGGGGACTACAACTCTGGAAGGCTGGTGCGCGCGACGTTGGCTGCGGATGGCACGGTGGCCACCGTGGACTCGTGGGGCACGGGCTTCAACCAGGCCGTGGACATGGAGGTGGGGCCGGATGGCGCGCTGTACGTCGTGGGCGTCACCTCGGGCAACATCAAGCGGATCCTGCCCCCCGCCTCCGGGCAGAAGCTCATCGTCTCGGCGCTGAACCTGGCCATCGTCGAAGGCGGCAAGTCCGTGTTCACGGTGCGGCTGTCCGAGGCCCCCGCGGCGGAGGTCCGCGTCAACGTGGCGCGAGCCTCGGGTGACGAGGATCTCTCGGTGGAGAGTGGCGCGCAGCTCACCTTCACGCCGGACAACTGGAACCAGCTTCAGCTCGTCACCCTGGGCGCGGTCGAGGACGCGGACGCGACGCCGGACAACGCGACCTTCACGGTGTCCGCACAAGGGTTGAGCTCCGAGACGGTCCGGGTGGTGTCCATCGATGACAACACGGCGCGGCTGGTGCTGGAGTCCGCGGCCTTGAGGATTATCGAAGGGCAGAGCGCGACCCTGTCGGTGGCGCTCTCGAAGTCTCCGCAGCGCACGGTCACTGTCACGGTGGTGCGGACGGAGGGGGATGCGGACATCACGGTCACCAGCGGAGCGACCCTCACCTTCACTACGGCCAACTGGAGCACTCCGCAGATCATCACTGTCGCGGCCGCGGAGGATGATGACAACGTCGTGGACACCGCCACGCTCACCGTGGCTACGGGGGGAGGGGATGCGCGCGCGGTGTCCGTCACCGTGCAGGACAATGAACTCCTGCCTCCGGCAATCCTATCCACGCCCGCGACGTCGGCGGTGGTGGGGGCGCCGTATCACTATAAGGTGGTTGCTGAGGGACTCCCCGCGCCCACGTTCTCGCTGACGAGCAGCGTGCAGGGCCCGATCATGAACGCCTCCAGTGGCGACCTCGAGTGGACGCCGGCGGCGGTGGGCACGGTGGACATGGTCGTGGTCGCGAGCAACGGGGTGCGCCCGGACGCGACCCAGTCCTTCCAGATCCTCGTGAAGGAGGATGAGCCTCCGCGCGCGGTGCTCACGCGTCCCGTGGACGGGGAGCAGGTGATGGTCGCGATGGCGGAGTTCTTCGGGGACTGCGTGGACGATGTGGGCTGCACGAAGGCGGAGTTCTACGTGGACGGAGTGTTGGGGAGCACGGATGCGCAGAACTCCGGGCACTACCACTATGGCGGTGCGCACAACTTGTGGGACACGTCATCGCTGACGCCTGGGTTCCACCAGGTCCGCCTGGTCGTCTACGACACCGCGGGGAAGACCGCCGAGGCCGAGGTCCGGGTGTGCGTGGGCGAAGCGCCGTGTGTTGTCCCCGGGCCACCGGATGCGGGCACTGGGACGGAGTCTCCGGCGGAAGAGTCGGAAGGCTGTGGCT
- a CDS encoding class I SAM-dependent methyltransferase produces MIFLLLLALLLGGMLSIVFYSLRTGISPMPTLGKVRRQLLPLIDSELEGTVLELGAGWGTLAFAVADRCPRARVVAFELSPLPFAFCWLRQRLAPRPNLELRRQDFFRASFTGASLVVCYLFPGAMTRLAPKLLAELAPGARVLSHTFALRGWTPLRTLMVDDLYRTPIYLYAVEPPLTPRAG; encoded by the coding sequence ATGATTTTCCTGCTTCTGCTGGCCCTCCTCCTCGGGGGCATGCTCTCCATCGTCTTTTACTCGTTGCGCACGGGCATCTCGCCCATGCCCACCTTGGGCAAGGTGCGCCGCCAGCTGCTGCCCCTGATTGACTCCGAGCTTGAGGGTACCGTGCTCGAGCTGGGCGCTGGCTGGGGGACGCTGGCCTTCGCGGTGGCGGATCGCTGCCCCCGTGCCCGGGTGGTGGCCTTCGAGCTGTCGCCGCTGCCGTTCGCCTTCTGCTGGCTGCGTCAGCGCCTCGCCCCGCGTCCCAACCTCGAGCTGCGGCGCCAGGACTTCTTCCGCGCCTCCTTCACTGGCGCCTCGCTCGTCGTCTGCTACCTCTTCCCGGGCGCCATGACGCGCCTGGCGCCCAAGCTGCTCGCGGAGCTGGCTCCGGGCGCGCGCGTCCTCAGTCACACCTTCGCGCTCCGGGGATGGACGCCCCTGCGCACGCTCATGGTGGATGACCTGTACCGCACCCCCATCTACCTCTACGCCGTCGAGCCTCCGCTCACTCCTCGCGCAGGATGA
- a CDS encoding LVIVD repeat-containing protein produces the protein MPFIRSLLLLLALPLALSACKDESPPQGQEPEVPLGPVEAGDWEDTGPFAECPIRSGECGSLETFEVSACAPGTLSGFTPDGVYTVQMRYASASVGGFRTTAMGLSSSGGPEFLGPMDVEAREVDSDTVFYRGRRETSTGPSTRSFFGCRMPGADQLQGCFDECLNGKRTSRGTFQARRVSPAPGEAVASGLSLISETRMKNPNIPLAGLAGMPVDVYVTKKHAYVVSLGGGLFVYDVEFPERPVFQTQVYRSQDTYWNGVWAKGDALYVASANRGILVFDIRDPGAPTLVRNVPAGATNVHTVFVSGDLLFGTAQEPDSAVLVFDVKEPLQPVLIAKFQAQGSSDVGPHDLFTFEDRLYVNFWSTGYVVAGLERPDAPNELGRYRYEYATSHANAVGRFGDRLIAFEGGEGWGAHLRVLDVTDPAHISLIGEWRTHEHISIHNMVLVGTKLYVAHYHDGVRVLNVSVPETPREVAHFNTFRATDEGRGTSFYDGAVGIRVPGDGYVYTVDTSRGLLILREE, from the coding sequence ATGCCGTTCATCCGTTCCCTGTTGCTGCTGCTCGCGCTGCCGTTGGCCCTGAGCGCCTGCAAGGACGAGTCGCCGCCGCAGGGACAGGAGCCCGAGGTCCCCCTGGGGCCGGTGGAGGCGGGCGACTGGGAGGACACGGGCCCCTTCGCCGAGTGCCCGATTCGCTCGGGGGAGTGCGGCTCCCTGGAGACCTTCGAGGTGTCCGCGTGCGCCCCGGGCACGCTTTCGGGCTTCACCCCGGACGGCGTCTACACCGTGCAGATGCGCTACGCGAGCGCCAGCGTTGGAGGCTTCCGGACAACTGCGATGGGGCTCTCCTCCAGCGGAGGCCCGGAGTTTCTGGGCCCGATGGATGTGGAGGCCCGGGAGGTGGACTCCGACACGGTCTTCTACCGAGGCCGGCGGGAGACGAGCACCGGCCCGAGCACCCGAAGCTTCTTCGGCTGCCGCATGCCGGGGGCGGACCAGCTGCAGGGCTGCTTCGATGAGTGTCTCAACGGCAAGCGCACCTCGCGCGGCACCTTTCAAGCGCGGCGCGTCTCTCCCGCGCCCGGCGAGGCGGTGGCCTCCGGGCTCTCGCTCATCTCCGAGACACGGATGAAGAACCCAAACATTCCGCTCGCGGGGCTCGCGGGCATGCCGGTGGACGTGTACGTGACGAAGAAGCACGCCTACGTTGTGTCCCTGGGGGGGGGGCTGTTCGTCTACGACGTGGAGTTCCCGGAGCGACCCGTGTTCCAGACGCAGGTCTACAGGAGCCAGGACACCTACTGGAACGGCGTCTGGGCCAAAGGGGATGCGCTCTACGTGGCCAGCGCCAACCGAGGCATCCTGGTCTTCGACATCCGCGACCCGGGCGCGCCGACGCTGGTGCGCAACGTGCCCGCGGGCGCCACGAACGTGCATACCGTCTTCGTGTCGGGGGACCTGCTCTTCGGCACCGCGCAGGAGCCGGACTCGGCGGTGCTGGTGTTCGACGTGAAGGAGCCGCTCCAGCCCGTGCTGATCGCCAAGTTCCAGGCCCAGGGCAGCTCGGATGTCGGGCCACACGACCTGTTCACCTTCGAGGATCGCCTGTACGTCAACTTCTGGAGCACGGGCTACGTCGTGGCGGGCCTGGAGCGTCCGGACGCGCCGAACGAGCTGGGCCGCTACCGCTACGAGTACGCCACCAGCCACGCGAACGCGGTGGGCCGTTTCGGAGACCGGCTCATCGCCTTCGAGGGAGGCGAGGGCTGGGGCGCGCACCTGCGGGTGCTGGACGTGACGGACCCGGCCCACATCTCACTCATCGGCGAGTGGCGGACGCACGAGCACATCTCCATCCACAACATGGTGTTGGTGGGGACGAAGCTCTACGTGGCGCACTACCATGACGGGGTGCGCGTGTTGAACGTGTCCGTGCCGGAGACGCCGCGCGAGGTGGCGCACTTCAACACCTTCCGGGCGACGGATGAGGGGCGAGGCACCAGCTTCTACGACGGCGCCGTCGGCATCCGCGTACCAGGGGATGGGTACGTGTACACGGTGGACACCTCGCGCGGGCTGCTCATCCTGCGCGAGGAGTGA
- a CDS encoding hemolysin family protein — protein sequence MPTWALWAACLALCFLRAFVAAAESALYGTSDLRAQELAEETGRAGRRVVRHKTEREATATALRLGSVLSGFLAAAIGALAPPRMLDFNRLGDDAWLPVATVTAGALFVGVLASLMEVTLRGLANGNPERWALRLSGLVSALVFLFYPPMRMLLGVLNLVARTFGRTLRFEPPPPPLEELEKLLAAQAANDEVDKSAPQLIRSIFELSDKRCRDVMVPRTDVVTVDISTPPTEVLRLLAEESHSRIPVYRDDVDHIVGILHARDLIPLLQHPELIVLPDVIRPANFVPWMKPIGDLLREMQKKRIHMAMVVDEYGGFMGVVTLEDILREIVGDIGDEFEVEEKHVEKQPDGSFMVDASLEVEHFTQAFGFALPEGDFDTLGGFLSSLAGHLPDVGERFTYGGWQFTVAAKEGARIDRVRLARLKGTPTAPGKDKDGRGDGRSESAPPAKA from the coding sequence ATGCCTACCTGGGCTCTCTGGGCCGCCTGCCTGGCCCTCTGCTTCCTCCGCGCCTTCGTGGCTGCCGCTGAGTCCGCGCTCTACGGAACCTCCGACCTGCGCGCCCAGGAACTCGCGGAGGAGACTGGCCGCGCCGGCCGCCGGGTGGTGCGCCACAAGACCGAGCGCGAGGCCACCGCCACCGCCCTGCGTCTGGGCTCGGTGCTCAGCGGCTTCCTGGCCGCCGCCATCGGCGCCCTGGCCCCGCCGCGGATGCTGGACTTCAACCGCCTGGGAGACGACGCCTGGCTCCCAGTCGCCACGGTGACGGCCGGCGCTCTCTTCGTCGGCGTGCTGGCCAGCCTCATGGAAGTCACCCTGCGCGGCCTGGCCAACGGCAACCCGGAGCGCTGGGCCCTGCGCCTGTCCGGGCTCGTCTCCGCCCTTGTCTTCCTCTTCTATCCGCCCATGCGCATGCTGCTGGGGGTGCTCAACCTCGTGGCGCGCACCTTCGGCCGCACCCTGCGCTTCGAGCCGCCCCCGCCCCCTCTGGAGGAGCTCGAGAAGCTTCTGGCCGCGCAGGCCGCCAATGACGAGGTGGACAAGAGCGCCCCGCAGCTCATCCGCTCCATCTTCGAGCTGTCCGACAAGCGCTGCCGGGACGTGATGGTGCCGCGCACCGACGTCGTCACGGTGGACATCTCCACCCCGCCCACCGAGGTGCTGCGCCTGCTGGCCGAGGAGAGCCACTCGCGCATCCCCGTCTACCGCGACGATGTGGACCACATCGTCGGCATCCTCCACGCGCGCGACCTCATTCCCCTGCTCCAGCACCCGGAGCTCATCGTCCTGCCGGACGTCATCCGTCCCGCCAACTTCGTGCCGTGGATGAAGCCCATTGGCGACCTGCTGCGCGAGATGCAGAAGAAGCGCATCCACATGGCCATGGTGGTGGACGAGTACGGCGGCTTCATGGGCGTCGTCACCCTGGAGGACATCCTCCGTGAAATCGTCGGCGACATCGGCGACGAGTTCGAGGTGGAGGAGAAGCACGTGGAGAAGCAGCCCGACGGCAGCTTCATGGTGGACGCCTCGCTGGAGGTGGAGCACTTCACCCAGGCCTTCGGCTTCGCGCTGCCCGAGGGAGACTTCGACACGCTGGGCGGCTTCCTCTCCTCGCTCGCTGGCCACCTGCCAGACGTAGGCGAGCGCTTCACCTATGGCGGCTGGCAGTTCACCGTCGCCGCGAAGGAAGGCGCCCGCATCGATCGGGTGCGGCTGGCCCGCCTCAAGGGCACCCCTACCGCCCCCGGCAAGGACAAGGACGGCCGCGGGGACGGGCGCTCCGAGTCCGCGCCTCCCGCCAAGGCCTGA